A stretch of Ipomoea triloba cultivar NCNSP0323 chromosome 11, ASM357664v1 DNA encodes these proteins:
- the LOC115997499 gene encoding uncharacterized protein LOC115997499, giving the protein MLLVNSHNNLEVLKLIFNVNDDSEEIFKHSKPGKLYGMPFPLIGLKNTRVLLIIVSDTNLSEAAFLYSHLSKFSIGASTILIPLIDYPEVWNKARTPLGNIFSHRLKLLDPYKRITPQFIRFVKERCVPSFQSGGEPIVISLDSRGRLVHTNALHMILTWRGYLASDTLIVGSGNNIISLLEKELTEMTLGVGSVIDDIEERKFDLVNRIRNTIDDWKNDINMRIKDSDYSYAYTSKNEEMLWDKETWNLKLLGNHKVLPRPISVNYIIQEFATKVKEVNSEIQLDIKFAYIGNNKKAKSLVKDISGYALSSNNAEYLWFWTRLRSAFLSRINCLNKIGRIEDDDTIFLGLQKLLAYEAKSTTFGAWVLLSKGEEIVACDLGNKMMRVMNAYQKWKNNIRSKGFGQAFKDCYEKLASFQDQHFCCTLKYPLTLDKIPKDVKCLQCSHNMHKFVTFTCYHDCHHGY; this is encoded by the exons ATGCTTTTAGTCAATTCTCATAATAATCTTGAAGTTCTCAAGCTAATATTCAATGTCAATGATGATTCAGAGGAGATATTTAAGCACAGCAAG CCAGGTAAACTTTATGGAATGCCGTTTCCGCTCATTGGATTAAAAAACACGAGGGTGCTATTGATAATAGTGTCCGACACAAATCTCTCTGAGGCTGCTTTTCTTTACAGTCACTTGTCTAAGTTCAGCATTGGCGCTTCGACTATTTTGATTCCACTAATAGATTATCCTGAAGTTTGGAATAAAGCAAGGACGCCATTGGGAAACATATTTAGTCACAGATTAAAGTTGTTGGACCCATACAAAAGGATTACGCCTCAATTCATTAGATTTGTGAAGGAGAGATGCGTTCCGAGTTTTCAGAGTGGTGGAGAACCTATTGTTATTTCACTTGACAGTCGCGGAAGACTGGTTCATACTAATGCACTGCACATGATCCTAACGTGGAGAGGATACCTTGCATCTGATACACTGATTGTTGGTAGTGGAAacaatatcatctctttattaGAAAAAGAGTTGACGGAAATGACTTTAGGTGTTGGTTCTGTCATTGATGATATTGAGGAGAGGAAATTTGACTTGGTTAATCGCATTAGAAATACAATTGATGATTGGAAAAATGACATTAACATGAGGATAAAAGATTCG GATTATTCCTATGCTTACACTAGTAAGAATGAAGAAATGCTTTGGGATAAAGAGACATGGAATCTTAAACTTTTGGGCAATCACAAAGTACTGCCTAGGCCAATTTCAGTGAACTATATTATTCAAGAATTCGCAACTAAAGTGAAGGAGGTCAATTCTGAAATCCAATTGGATATCAAATTTGCATACATTGGAAATAACAAGAAAGCAAAGTCACTTGTGAAAGATATAAGTGGTTATGCACTTAGTTCTAATAATGCAGAATATTTGTGGTTTTGGACACGACTTCGAAGTGCATTCCTATCAAGAATTAATTGTCTAAATAAGATTGGTCGTATTGAAGATGATGACACAATTTTTCTTGGACTCCAAAAGTTACTAGCTTATGAAGCTAAAAGCACAACATTTGGAGCATGGGTTTTGTTAAgcaaaggggaagaaatagtAGCATGTGACTTAGGTAACAAAATGATGAGAGTGATGAATGCATACCAAAAATGGAAGAACAATATACGCAGCAAAGGTTTCGGCCAAGCATTCAAAGATTGTTATGAGAAGCTTGCTTCTTTTCAGGATCAACATTTTTGTTGTACTCTTAAATATCCATTAACTTTGGATAAAATACCAAAAGATGTGAAATGCCTTCAATGTTCTCACAATATGCATAAATTTGTAACTTTCACATGTTATCATGACTGTCACCATGGCtactaa
- the LOC115995566 gene encoding uncharacterized protein LOC115995566: MEEFEFHRLLEHFAVVRTRDYHYESEMKLSASLSSRNLEASKSSKNLTSSKSSKNFEASKSSRNLDSSKSSKKLMPSKSQRNFTPSRSSRNLASSRSSRKLTSKSLRELVEKMNKGDMKEIDSNDSFWDKLKQAAQKQVGEEEAEKFCKAFQEVYKKLVYEELSLDAARKFLSSSP; the protein is encoded by the exons ATGGAAGAATTCGAGTTCCACCGCCTTCTCGAGCACTTCGCGGTCGTTCGTACTCGCGATTACCAC TATGAATCTGAGATGAAGCTATCAGCGTCGTTGTCATCGCGAAACTTGGAGGCGTCGAAGTCATCGAAGAATTTGACGTCGTCGAAGTCGTCGAAGAATTTTGAGGCATCAAAGTCTTCTCGAAATTTGGACTCGTCAAAATCGTCGAAGAAACTGATGCCATCAAAATCGCAGCGAAATTTTACGCCATCAAGATCATCCAGAAATTTGGCGTCATCAAGATCATCTAGAAAGTTGACATCAAAATCATTGCGAGAGCTTGTG GAAAAGATGAATAAAGGGGATATGAAGGAAATCGACAGCAAtg AttcattttgggacaaactgaAGCAAGCTGCTCAGAAACAG GTTGGTGAAGAAGAAGCAGAAAAGTTCTGCAAGGCATTTCAAGAAGTTTATAAGAAACTT GTGTATGAAGAACTGAGTTTGGATGCTGCTCGGAAGTTTCTAAGCTCATCACCATAA